From a single Bacillus gobiensis genomic region:
- a CDS encoding BMP family lipoprotein — MKKRKVGLALSLVLAAGTFLTACGSNNESSSGDSTGGKSDFTVGMVTDTGGVDDKSFNQSAWEGIQKFGKDTGLEKGKKGYDYVQSESDADYTTNLNQMVRQKFQLIYGVGYLLAEPLSDVADQQKDTNFAIIDSVVKKDNVASITFKENEGSFLVGVAAGLSTESNKIGFVGGMDSELIKKFEAGFKAGVHSVNPDAVVQAKYAGDFGKPELGKSIAESMYKSGVDVIYQAAGGTGNGVFTEAINLKKQDKNRKVWVIGVDRDQYEEGNVPGTDSNVTLTSMVKRVDLAVEDVAKKSNEGNFPGGEILQYGLKEDGIGISEHTENLSEDTVKSVDEWKQKLLSGDVTAPSTDEELKEFMKK, encoded by the coding sequence TTGAAAAAGCGAAAAGTAGGACTTGCCCTTTCTTTAGTCTTAGCTGCTGGAACTTTCCTTACTGCATGCGGCAGCAATAATGAAAGTTCTTCCGGTGATAGTACAGGAGGAAAATCGGATTTCACAGTTGGTATGGTAACTGATACTGGCGGAGTTGACGATAAATCGTTTAACCAATCTGCTTGGGAAGGCATTCAAAAGTTTGGTAAGGATACCGGCCTTGAAAAAGGTAAGAAAGGCTACGATTATGTCCAGTCTGAAAGTGATGCGGACTATACAACGAACTTAAACCAAATGGTCCGACAAAAATTCCAATTGATCTATGGTGTTGGCTATCTTCTTGCTGAACCGCTATCAGATGTTGCTGACCAGCAAAAAGATACAAACTTTGCCATTATCGATTCAGTAGTGAAGAAGGATAACGTGGCTAGCATCACCTTTAAAGAGAATGAAGGATCGTTCCTTGTCGGAGTAGCAGCGGGCTTGTCTACCGAATCCAATAAAATCGGTTTTGTCGGCGGTATGGATTCCGAATTGATTAAAAAGTTTGAAGCAGGATTCAAAGCTGGTGTTCATTCAGTAAATCCAGATGCAGTAGTACAAGCGAAATATGCCGGTGACTTCGGTAAGCCAGAGCTTGGAAAGTCAATCGCGGAAAGCATGTACAAATCAGGAGTTGACGTTATTTACCAAGCAGCAGGCGGAACTGGCAACGGTGTATTTACAGAAGCCATCAACCTGAAAAAGCAAGATAAAAACCGAAAAGTATGGGTTATCGGTGTTGATAGAGACCAGTATGAAGAAGGCAACGTACCGGGAACCGATTCAAACGTAACATTAACTTCCATGGTTAAGCGTGTCGATTTAGCTGTTGAAGACGTTGCGAAAAAATCGAACGAAGGAAACTTCCCTGGCGGTGAAATCCTGCAATACGGCCTGAAAGAAGACGGCATCGGAATTTCCGAGCATACTGAAAATCTTTCTGAGGATACAGTAAAATCAGTGGATGAGTGGAAGCAAAAACTACTTAGCGGTGACGTAACCGCTCCTTCTACAGATGAAGAATTAAAAGAATTTATGAAAAAATAG
- a CDS encoding ABC transporter ATP-binding protein, whose translation MDYVIEMLNIRKEFPGIVANDDITLQVKKGEIHALLGENGAGKSTLMNVLFGLYQPEKGEIRVDGKPVKITNPNIANDLGIGMVHQHFMLVDTFTVTENIILGKEPSKMGKMDVKSASREIKKLSDQYGLQIDPDAKISDISVGMQQRVEILKTLYRGADILIFDEPTAVLTPQEITELMQIMKNLINEGKSIILITHKLKEILAVCERVTVIRKGKGIKTLNVSNTNQDELASLMVGRDVSFKTVKDEAIPAEEVLSIKNLSVKDIRGVDAVKNLNLSIRAGEIVGLAGVDGNGQSELIEAITGLRKSDSGTISLNGKEIQNTPPRKITQQGVGHIPQDRHKHGLVLDFPIGINMILQNYYLPPYSKNGILNYKKIYEKAKQLISEFDVRTPNEYTEARALSGGNQQKAIIGREVDRDPDLLIAAQPTRGLDVGAIEFIHKRLIDQRNNGKAVLLLSFELDEILNVSDRIAVLFEGSIIAIVDPKDTSEQELGLLMAGSTKKEAGNEANV comes from the coding sequence GTGGATTACGTTATTGAAATGTTGAATATACGTAAAGAATTTCCCGGGATTGTCGCCAATGATGATATCACCCTGCAGGTGAAAAAAGGTGAAATCCATGCACTATTAGGAGAAAACGGAGCTGGAAAATCGACACTGATGAATGTTCTTTTCGGATTATACCAGCCGGAAAAAGGCGAAATACGGGTCGATGGGAAGCCTGTCAAAATCACGAATCCTAATATAGCAAATGACCTTGGAATCGGTATGGTCCATCAGCATTTTATGCTCGTCGATACCTTTACAGTCACAGAAAATATCATTCTTGGAAAAGAACCCAGCAAGATGGGGAAAATGGACGTGAAAAGCGCGTCCAGAGAGATTAAAAAATTATCAGATCAATACGGGCTGCAAATCGATCCCGATGCAAAGATTTCGGATATTTCCGTAGGCATGCAGCAGAGGGTTGAAATCTTAAAGACACTGTACCGTGGAGCAGATATTCTTATCTTTGATGAGCCTACTGCGGTACTGACTCCGCAAGAAATAACTGAGCTTATGCAGATTATGAAAAATCTGATTAATGAAGGAAAATCGATTATCCTTATCACTCATAAATTAAAAGAAATTCTGGCTGTTTGTGAAAGAGTCACAGTTATTCGAAAAGGAAAAGGCATCAAAACACTGAATGTAAGCAATACGAATCAGGATGAACTTGCTAGTTTAATGGTTGGCCGCGATGTTTCATTTAAAACGGTAAAGGATGAAGCAATCCCTGCTGAAGAAGTGTTATCCATCAAAAACCTTTCAGTTAAGGATATTCGTGGCGTTGATGCTGTCAAAAACTTAAATCTATCAATCAGAGCCGGAGAAATTGTCGGACTGGCCGGGGTAGACGGAAACGGACAATCAGAATTAATTGAAGCGATCACAGGCTTGCGGAAATCCGATTCAGGAACGATTTCGTTAAACGGGAAAGAGATTCAAAATACGCCGCCTAGAAAGATTACCCAGCAGGGAGTCGGCCATATCCCGCAAGACAGGCACAAGCACGGACTTGTTCTCGACTTTCCAATCGGAATAAATATGATACTACAAAACTATTATCTCCCGCCTTATTCAAAAAACGGCATTTTGAATTACAAAAAAATCTATGAAAAGGCAAAACAGTTAATCAGTGAATTCGATGTGAGAACTCCGAATGAATATACTGAAGCCAGAGCTCTATCCGGCGGAAACCAGCAAAAAGCGATTATCGGCAGAGAAGTTGACCGTGACCCCGATTTGTTAATCGCAGCCCAGCCGACACGCGGACTGGATGTCGGTGCGATTGAATTTATTCACAAACGGTTGATCGATCAAAGAAACAATGGCAAAGCTGTCCTTCTCTTGTCTTTTGAATTAGATGAAATTTTAAATGTCAGCGACCGAATCGCCGTTTTGTTTGAAGGGAGCATTATCGCAATTGTAGATCCGAAAGATACATCAGAACAGGAATTAGGTCTGCTTATGGCCGGCAGTACGAAAAAGGAAGCGGGGAACGAAGCTAATGTTTAA